From a region of the Candidatus Atribacteria bacterium ADurb.Bin276 genome:
- the pepS gene encoding Aminopeptidase PepS: protein MDKRWKELGKLLVNYSTSVQPKERVMIAMTEVETCPLVQAVYEACVQAGAHPQVQFLSEKLNRSLLKYGSDQQIEWIPEIEAYGMEWADVYIGLRGAHNLKVFWDIPSPKLAQLRRSMGKISTLRWEKTRWCLVRVPNASLAQEAEMDEETITDMFFSACLLDWSEISEKWNRWATLLSQGSEIRILGYKTDLHFSVKGRSWQVANGKINMPDGEIMTSPDDSTVEGEIYFEFPGVLGGRLMYDVHLQWQKGELVKATSSTHQDFLQSTIQSDPGASRIGEFAFGTNPEVKYFCKDILLDEKIGGTIHIALGRAYPETGGTNKSAIHWDIVKDMRKEGEVYLDGNLIFQKGKMLI, encoded by the coding sequence ATGGATAAGCGTTGGAAAGAACTAGGAAAGTTGTTGGTCAATTATTCAACCAGCGTTCAGCCGAAAGAACGGGTTATGATTGCTATGACGGAAGTTGAAACCTGTCCCTTGGTTCAAGCCGTTTATGAAGCATGTGTTCAAGCAGGCGCCCACCCACAGGTACAATTTCTATCGGAAAAATTAAATCGTTCTTTACTCAAATATGGTTCTGATCAACAAATCGAATGGATTCCCGAGATTGAAGCCTATGGAATGGAGTGGGCAGATGTATACATTGGATTGCGCGGCGCTCATAATTTGAAGGTATTTTGGGATATACCATCACCTAAGCTTGCCCAGTTACGCCGTTCGATGGGAAAAATATCGACCCTGCGCTGGGAAAAAACTCGCTGGTGTTTAGTGCGGGTACCGAATGCTTCTCTGGCTCAGGAAGCTGAAATGGATGAGGAAACTATTACCGATATGTTTTTTAGTGCTTGTCTATTAGATTGGTCGGAAATAAGTGAGAAATGGAACCGCTGGGCAACACTTTTATCCCAGGGAAGTGAGATTCGAATACTTGGTTACAAAACTGACCTGCATTTTTCGGTGAAAGGTCGGAGTTGGCAAGTAGCAAACGGCAAAATAAATATGCCAGATGGTGAAATCATGACTTCACCCGACGACTCAACGGTTGAAGGAGAGATCTACTTTGAATTCCCGGGGGTGTTGGGCGGACGCCTCATGTACGACGTTCACTTACAATGGCAAAAAGGAGAGCTGGTCAAAGCGACTTCATCAACTCATCAAGATTTTCTCCAATCGACCATCCAAAGTGACCCAGGCGCCAGCCGGATCGGAGAATTCGCTTTTGGAACCAACCCCGAAGTCAAGTACTTCTGCAAGGATATTCTCCTTGATGAAAAAATCGGTGGGACAATTCATATTGCTCTTGGTCGTGCTTACCCCGAAACCGGAGGAACTAATAAATCGGCCATTCATTGGGATATCGTGAAGGATATGCGAAAAGAGGGAGAAGTCTATCTGGATGGGAACTTAATTTTCCAAAAGGGAAAAATGTTGATCTAA